The segment CATCACCGTCGGCGACACCGTCACGTTCGAGAAAACGCTCACGGACGAAGACGTGCGAGCGTTCGCCCACAGCAGCGGCGATACGAACCGCCTCCACCTCGACGACGAGTTCGCAGCCGAGACGCGCTTCGGGAACCGCATCGTCCACGGAACCCTCGTCTCCGGACTCATCAGCGCCGCGCTCGCCCGACTCCCCGGGCTCACGATCTACCTCTCACAGGACCTCGAGTTCCGGGGACCGGTCGAGATCGGCGACCGCGTCTCCGCGCGCGTCGAAATCGTCGATGCCCTCGGCGACGACCAGTATCGACTCGAGACGCTCGTTCGCGACGAGGACGCTGACGAGACCGTCGTCGAGGGGGAAGCCGTCGTCCTCATCGACGAGTTCCCCCCGGCGGAGTGACGGGTCGACTAGTCAACCGGCGATCCGGGCCGAAACCCGACTGTAAGCGCAATGGCGTCGCCAGTTGCGACGCAACTAACCCGAAACGACGGTGTCTTTTCTCCGACGACGCGACCTCCGACGAGACAGTCCGGAGACATCGGGCCCGGCCCCACGTCTGATCGGATCGGGACGGTGACTCGGTCCGCGGTGTCGAGCTATCAATACATAAGTATCTGCTCGCGAAACGGTCGGCCATGACGCTGTTCGGGACGGCGGGGATACGCGGGCCGGTCGAGGACGCCGTCCGACCGGCGCTGGCGCTGTCGGTGGGACAGGCCGCCGGCGAACCGGGCGAGACGTTCGTCGTCGGACGCGACGGGCGCGAAACGGGCCCCGCGCTCGCCGCCGCGATGGAAGCTGGCCTCGAGAGCGCGGGCGCCGACGTACTGCGTCTCGGGCAGGTCCCGACGCCGGCGCTCGCGTTCGCCTCGCGGGGACGCCGCGGTGTAATGTTGACGGCGAGTCACAACCCCCCGGAAGACAACGGAATCAAACTGTTCGCAGACGGCGTCGAGTACGACCGCGACGCCGAACTGGCGATCGAAGCGGCCGTCGACGCGTCCGAATTGGCACAGTGGGACGAGTGGGGCAAATCGGCGTCCCTCGAGATACTCGAGGTGTACCGAGACGCGGTCGTGGCCTACGTCGGCGAGCAGTTCCCGACCCTGTCGGACGCCGACAGCGCTGAAGCCTCCCCAGCAGAATCACGGCCACTCGAGGGACTTTCGATCGCCGTCGACTGCGGCGGCGGCGTCGGGGCGCTCGCGACGCCCCAGATCCTCGAGCGCCTCGGCGCTCGCGTCGCCGCGATAAACGCCACCGTCGACGGCCACTTCTCGGCTCGAGAGAGCAAACCCACGCCCGAGACGCTCACCGACCTCTCGGCGTTTCTCGAGTCCGGGTCGTTCGACCTCGGAATCGCGCAGGACGGTGACGCCGACCGGTTCGTCGTCTTGGGCCCAGATGGCGAGGTGATCCACGAGGATACGATTCTGGCGGTCGCCGCGGCCCACTACACACGGCGGGCGGACAGTCCGGACCCCGTCGTGGTGACGACGCCGAACGCCTCCGCGCGGATCGACGAGCGGGTTCGCGCCGTGGGCGGCCGCGTCGAACGCGTTCGGCTGGGCTCGCTCCACGAAGGGATCGCCTGCGAACGCGAGGAGGGTGACACAGACACGGAGGTCGTCTTCGCGGCCGAGCCGTGGAAACACATCCACACCCGCTTTGGCGGCTGGATCGACGGCGTCGCGAGCGCCGGCATCATCGCTGCGCTGACCCGCGAAGCGGGCGGCACCGACGCACTTCGCGACCCCGTTACCGAACGACCCTACCAGAAGGTGAGCGTCGACTGTCCCGAGGCGGTAAAAGAGTCGGCGATGGACGCCCTCGAGACCGCGCTGCCGGACGCGTTCCCGGACGCCGAGGTCGACACGGACTACGGCGTTCGCCTCGAGTTCTCCGACGCCTCGTGGGTGCTCGTTCGCCCGAGCGGCACCGAACCGTACGTTCGAATCTACGCCGAAAGCGAGACGGTCGATCGGCTGGTCGAAGAGACGCGCGAAGTCGTCGAGACGGCGATCGCGAACGCGGACTGAGATCGTCGAGGAGCGGTTGCTTTCACCAGCCTGTCGCTCACACGGTGTACGATAACGCCGGTTTCACTGCGGAGAGACCGAGAGTTCCGAAAAATAGCTCCGATAGAAACCGGTATCGAAACTGAGCAGGGTATCGGCATCGATGGTCGCGTGCCCGCCGATGAGGAAATCAGCGGCGATGTGCTGACGGGACGCGAGACGTTCGTCACATTGCTCGCATCGGACGGTCCGTTTCTCTCCACAGGATGGACACTGGAGACCGTTCGGCCGTCGATCCGTGTACCGTTCGAACTGCTGTCCCGCCTCGAGGAGTGCCTCTTGAGAAGGTTCGACGAGCCGGATACTCAAGTCCTCGAGGAAATGATTCAGTTCGGCTGCGGTCTCGAAATGACCATCGGCTGCGAGTTCGGCGTAGACGATCGACGTAATGACGACTCGCCCCTCCCGATATGCGCGTCGAAGTTCCGCTTCGGCGGTATCGGTGTGCGCGTCGTCGTACAAAAGCGCGAGGAGGACGTTCGTATCGACCGCCGTTATCACGGCTCCCTCGTCGTGGTTTCGTCGTCGTTCGAATCGGAACGATTCCCATCCGCCGCCTCGCTGCTCTCGCGCGGGTATTCGCCGCGGAGTCGGCGCATCCGTTCGGGCATGGACTCGTCGCTCTCGGCGGCGCCACGGTATTTTTTGAAGGGGTCCGTCCCCTCCGTCGTAGTCGGCTCTTCTTTCCGAATCTCGTATCCGGAGCCGGTCTGCTCGAAGGACACTTCGTCACCCGGCCTGATTCCCAGGCGATCCCGAATCTCCTTCGGGATGGTGACCTGCCCTTTGGTGGTGACGCGAGGCATATCCGTGTATACCTATACGGTAATACCTAATTAGTATTACTCCGCTCCTACTAGGACTACTCTCTCCGGGCGGGGCGATTCGATCTCACCCGAACTGCCTCTGGACCGTACGCAATCCAGCGTCTCGCCGACCTCTGTGCCGAGCGCAGGTATCGACCTGATCGACGATTCGGCCGGTCGGTGCTTTCTTGCCGACAGTCGCGGTATCTGTCGCTATGGACGAGGAAACACTTGTCGAGATGGCACGCGACATCCAGTCGGCGTCGCACGTCCCCTACTCCGAGTATCGGGTCGGTGCGGCCCTCGAGACCGCGACGGGAGACATCTACGTCGGCTGTAACATCGAGAACGCGAACTACAGCAACAGCCTCCACGCCGAGGAGGTCGCTATCGCCGAGGCGATCAAAAACGGCGCGACCGAGTTCGAACGCATCGCCGTCAGCTCGAGCCGGCGCGACGGCGTTACCCCCTGTGGAATGTGCCGACAGACGCTCGCCGAGTTCTGTGGAGACGACCTTCGCGTGATCTGTGACGAGGGCGAGTCGACGACCGAGTACACCTTAGGCGAGTTGCTCCCCGACACGATCACCGAAGAGACGCTCGAGTGACAGGCCGGAGAGTGACATGAACCGGACTGGTCTCGTCATGGGTCCTCGAGGTACTCCCGCAGAATCGTCCGGTGACACCGTTTTTTCGCCGTGTTCTCGAAGCAGACGAGCGCGAGTGACTCGCCGCCCTCGAGTCGTTCCTCGAGGCTCTCGAGTGCGTCCTGTGCGCTCGCCGATTCCTCGAGATGCGAGCGATAGGTCTCCTCGAAGCCGACCTCTTCCCAGGCGGCGTTGTGTGCGCCCTCCCCGCAAAAGCCGCGCATCTTCAGCGCCTCCTCGGCGGATTTGGCCGACTCGAGCAGCGGTTCAGGCGGCCCGAGTTCGGGGACGTTCTCGTCGACGGCGGCGTGAAACCAGCCCGTGGGGTTTCTGACCACGCCGACGCGCGTCGTTTCGGGGTCGAGTTCCTCGAGGTCGTGTTGCAACGCGGCGACGTACGTGTCCGCGAGGTGACCGCTGGCCATACGCCCGATTGGGCCTCCCGGCATTTATATACGCCGCCAGATCGAACCACACGAACCTCATGGCAGGTCACAGCGAGGATCCGAACGCGGACCGACAGTACCACCTCGAGGTCGGACCAGCGGACGTCGCCGACACCGTTT is part of the Halostagnicola kamekurae genome and harbors:
- the cdd gene encoding cytidine deaminase gives rise to the protein MDEETLVEMARDIQSASHVPYSEYRVGAALETATGDIYVGCNIENANYSNSLHAEEVAIAEAIKNGATEFERIAVSSSRRDGVTPCGMCRQTLAEFCGDDLRVICDEGESTTEYTLGELLPDTITEETLE
- a CDS encoding phosphomannomutase, with translation MTLFGTAGIRGPVEDAVRPALALSVGQAAGEPGETFVVGRDGRETGPALAAAMEAGLESAGADVLRLGQVPTPALAFASRGRRGVMLTASHNPPEDNGIKLFADGVEYDRDAELAIEAAVDASELAQWDEWGKSASLEILEVYRDAVVAYVGEQFPTLSDADSAEASPAESRPLEGLSIAVDCGGGVGALATPQILERLGARVAAINATVDGHFSARESKPTPETLTDLSAFLESGSFDLGIAQDGDADRFVVLGPDGEVIHEDTILAVAAAHYTRRADSPDPVVVTTPNASARIDERVRAVGGRVERVRLGSLHEGIACEREEGDTDTEVVFAAEPWKHIHTRFGGWIDGVASAGIIAALTREAGGTDALRDPVTERPYQKVSVDCPEAVKESAMDALETALPDAFPDAEVDTDYGVRLEFSDASWVLVRPSGTEPYVRIYAESETVDRLVEETREVVETAIANAD
- a CDS encoding type II toxin-antitoxin system VapC family toxin is translated as MITAVDTNVLLALLYDDAHTDTAEAELRRAYREGRVVITSIVYAELAADGHFETAAELNHFLEDLSIRLVEPSQEALLEAGQQFERYTDRRPNGLQCPSCGEKRTVRCEQCDERLASRQHIAADFLIGGHATIDADTLLSFDTGFYRSYFSELSVSPQ
- a CDS encoding DUF488 domain-containing protein, translated to MASGHLADTYVAALQHDLEELDPETTRVGVVRNPTGWFHAAVDENVPELGPPEPLLESAKSAEEALKMRGFCGEGAHNAAWEEVGFEETYRSHLEESASAQDALESLEERLEGGESLALVCFENTAKKRCHRTILREYLEDP
- a CDS encoding AbrB/MazE/SpoVT family DNA-binding domain-containing protein gives rise to the protein MPRVTTKGQVTIPKEIRDRLGIRPGDEVSFEQTGSGYEIRKEEPTTTEGTDPFKKYRGAAESDESMPERMRRLRGEYPRESSEAADGNRSDSNDDETTTREP
- a CDS encoding MaoC family dehydratase is translated as MSQQNSGKSDFSAMTDAWSAMTQSIIRTTAAANRAAVSAMVPAMEATESNDDSSRTPAADRHSDGSESAGASTDIIPATIPSVDYSDLDWEFERTVDDPSHITVGDTVTFEKTLTDEDVRAFAHSSGDTNRLHLDDEFAAETRFGNRIVHGTLVSGLISAALARLPGLTIYLSQDLEFRGPVEIGDRVSARVEIVDALGDDQYRLETLVRDEDADETVVEGEAVVLIDEFPPAE